In bacterium, the genomic window GATACTGGGAATGGTTCGCCGCGCTGGTCGAGAAATACGGCGTGGTACCGAAGGACGTGTATCCCGAGACCTACCCGAGCAGTAATACCTGGTCTATGACCAGCGCCCTATACGAACAGACCCTGGCCGGCATACAAGAACTGCGCACCATGGCCCAGCAGCGCGCGGGCATGGAGCGGCTCCACCAGAAAAAAGTGGAAATACTAAAGGAAGTCTACCGGATACTGGTTTTGAATTACAGCGAACCGCCGCGGGAATTCATATGGCGCTACGAGAACAAGGACAGCACAATATCGACCAGCAAACCCTACACGCCGCTTTCGTTCTACCAGGAAGCGATCGGGCTGAAACTGGGTGATTTCGTGTCCGTAATAAATGACCCAACCCGGGAGTACAACCGTCTTGTGCAGTTCGACAATACCCGGAACATCTTCGATACCAAAGATCCGGTGCACGCCAATGTGGAGATATCCGTGCTCAAGCAGGCGGCCCAAAAAGCGATCATGGACAACGAACCGGTCTGGTTCGCGTGCGATTTCGGGAAAGAGACATACGGTACCAAAGGGATCTTTTCATCCCGGATACTTGACTATCGCTCCTTGTACCGCAGCCCCGGAAGTCTGGATAAGAAAGAACGGATCCTGTACCGCTTTACGCACGCGAATCACGCCATGGTCTTGCAGGGAATGGATATCGACCCGCAAACCAAAATGCCGATAAAATGGCGGGTCGAGAATTCCCACGGCAGCGAAAGCGGACATGACGGATTTTTTACCCTGTACGACGACTGGTTCAACGAATATGTCTTTGAAATTATTGTTAGTATCAAATATCTGCCCCAGGAAGTAAGGGAGATATACAAGCAAACCCCGTTGCACCTGGCGGTATGGGACCCGATGAACGAGATGCTTAAGGTTGATAAGGATTGATGCGGTTTAATGCTTCTTGACATTTACATTCACGACCATATAATTATACATAAACGAAAACAAGGAGGTTTTATGAGCATTCGACTATACTTAAGTATCCTGCTGGGTATGACACTGATTTTTAGTCAGGCAAGATATATGAATAGCGATGACCAGGTGCGCTTTGTGCCGCGCCTGCTAAATTATCAGGGGTTCTTGACCGACACGCTGGGTAATCCGATTACTGATCCGTCCCTTTCGATGTCATTTGCGATCTACGATGCAGTATCCGGCGGCAACCAGAAGTGGACTGAAAGCCAGACCGTGAGCGTCGCCAAGGGCGTTTTCAGCGTGCTTCTGGGGAGCATAAGCGAGATGCCGGATTCAGTTTTCACCCGGGGGACCGACCGGTGGCTGGAATTGACCGTCGTCTCTC contains:
- a CDS encoding C1 family peptidase, producing the protein MKNTIIYVFKKAAWFTILFCSGIVILHAQNPDTNGSGITADVMNEIRASVNFSAVDTALMNALTNNDVNALVVNREFLKKHNDLFSHEIKTEGITDQQSSGRCWLFAGLNVLRQHVIAKYKLGDFELSQSYLAFWDKLEKANFILEFSLQNADRDLRERELDYILNQGVDDGGYWEWFAALVEKYGVVPKDVYPETYPSSNTWSMTSALYEQTLAGIQELRTMAQQRAGMERLHQKKVEILKEVYRILVLNYSEPPREFIWRYENKDSTISTSKPYTPLSFYQEAIGLKLGDFVSVINDPTREYNRLVQFDNTRNIFDTKDPVHANVEISVLKQAAQKAIMDNEPVWFACDFGKETYGTKGIFSSRILDYRSLYRSPGSLDKKERILYRFTHANHAMVLQGMDIDPQTKMPIKWRVENSHGSESGHDGFFTLYDDWFNEYVFEIIVSIKYLPQEVREIYKQTPLHLAVWDPMNEMLKVDKD